Part of the Arachis hypogaea cultivar Tifrunner chromosome 6, arahy.Tifrunner.gnm2.J5K5, whole genome shotgun sequence genome, TGTGGAAGGAGATTGTGAAGTGTGCTGAGCCCAATTATTGGATCTGGCACCGCTCCAGCCCAAACGGTTAGTATTGTCATTTCGTCTTCCTCCTGGGTGCGTTCCTTCTGTACGCCACGCTTCATTCCTCGACTCTAACATCATGGCCCTATCCATCAGGGCCTGGAGGTTTTCAAACTCGGCAACTCTCATCTCCGCTTTGATCGACGGTTTGAGTCCTTCATGGAACATGCACAACAAGGTATCTCCCCCCAAATGTCTATGTGCCCTAGCCGCTATCTCAAAGTCTCTCCGATACTCCATAACCGACCCATGCTGTCTCACCTGCAATAATGGCGCAAGAGGATTCGCATCTGCACCAGGCTCAAATCGTTTGAGCAAATCTTGTTTGAAACGAATCCATGAAGGGAAGGTGGATTGAGACTCCCACCATTCAAACCATGTTAAAGCTTCCCCATGAAGTGCAAGCACCGCGTACTCGAGTTTCTCTTCCACCTGAATCCTTGATATGCGAAAATAACGATCCATTCGAACCAACCATCCGCTCGCATCCGAGCCATCAAACGAAGGAATGTCCACTCGGCGATCAAGAGCACCCCTGTTTGGAGGTGGATCTCGCTGACGCCCGCCACCCGGATCGTTGATGCGCGAGTTCCCACCGCTCGAATCCTGTTGTGGGATTCGCATTACTAATTCATCCATCCTTTGCGTCATCGTTTCCATTATTCTGTTTTGTTCAGAGCGAAACTCATTCAACTGTTTCTCCAGACTCTCAACCCGATCCTCCATCGCACCTCCGCTGCGTGTGGAAACCATTCACAGGAAGAAGCCCAGATCGAACTTCTGATACCAATTGTTACGGTTTCTCTAGTATCCTTACTGTTAGGGCAGAATTGAGTGTAGAAGATAAGGGTAGAAGGGAAGAACAGAATAACTGAACAGGATATTATAGAtttaaatgaaagaaaaacaagaataatTGACTTTCGAGAGGTCAATTCTCTCCCTCTAGATTTTCACTCCACTTATTTCCTGCCTACTAGCTTTCCCAGCCTACCTATTTATAATATCTAATCCTATAACTACTGTCCTAAAGATGTGGAGTttcagaatttaaaatttagtttgcTACTTTTTCTCCTCTCCTTTTATAAGTATATTTAAAAGGAGTTAAATCCCTATTATCTCTCTGGTTTGTTGCAATCTCTCTCTTCATACACAACGCACTTGATTCATCTACTATTCTACTTCTCCTTTCCCTTATCAACCTACAACAGATCACACATCATCTAAAAGTCTCCAATCCAGAACAAACAAGTTTCTTATTATGAAAGATGAATAACTATTCTCTCTCATTTTCAACAATACATGCTTGAtaaacttcttgcttcctggttgaTTATGCAATACAATACATGGCCAAAATCTCAATGAACATAAAAGAAAATCTTACTGCACTTAGTTGTTCACTGATGTATGTCATTGATCTCAGCATAGCCTCAAGTGTGTCCTTTGTGAGCTGAAACTTCACCTCTGTTTCGCCTAACGGGGACTTGCTATAATCATGCAGCTTTATAACAAAAGCATGTTAAAAATGAATATCCTTCGCATTATAACAATATTATAATGACATTGAATGCAAATTGTGGACCTTCAAAGTGTATAAGAATGGTAATGAATTTTGATTTATGCTTCTAAAAGATGCTTTTAGTCTGAAtcaaatttgattataacctttgTACAGGATACAACCAATATATTTGTGAAAATGTGGAGACAGAGGTAATATGCTCACTATAGATGCCTTTATTTTAAGCTTATGGATATTTGGTGATTAATATTCACAGACATACAAGCTAGTGCCATTACCTTGAGGTTAATTATAGCCATTCTATCTGCAGGAGAAGAGCCACGGTTCTCCATGGTCCAAGTCATTGATTTGACGCAAGGAAGGTTTCCCTATGATTTTCAAATAACAAGAAAAGCATATTTAGTGTTGGTTAGAATTGCTTTTTTGAGTTAAAAAATTACCcttgttttttcaaaaataaagtactttttattcaattttaaacttatttggattcattttttaaaaaaatacttttattaaaaaaatattatttgtttttctAAATGCTAACAATATcttgctttaaaaaaaatataagcaaAATACGTTTTtaatacttaaatttttttttaaaaaaacctaTCTAAATATGAAATAGCTTTTGGATCAGTTTggattggtttttgaaaaaaagtatttttttttatcttttttaaaaaagaaatttttttaacagACAAATTATACGTTTTTAatacttgaattttttttttaaaaaatctatccAAATATGAAATAACTTTAAGGTCGGTTTGGATTGGCTTTtgaaaaaagtacttattttttccttttttttaaaaaaaagaaaaccaaaaaGATGATGGAAAATAAACAATGAAATATGATATCTACTAGTATCCTCAAAATACATCACTAGAAACACTCATAATTATATCTAAAATCTGTACAGTGCAGTTTTatcaacccccccccccccaaaaaaaaaaccaataaataaatgctaaaaataaataaatatctgtACAAGGCAGAACACATCAGTTATTATAACTAAGCATCAAGCAAGGCAACCAAAgcccattttcatttttttttcctattttcccTAAAGCCTGTATACATTCAAAGTAAGAGTAGTTTGGAAATTTAGAATTAATTCCCAAGCGAAAAGTGATAGTGGAAAGAGATCTACATTGGAAATTTAGAATTAAAACCGTTAGACGAAACCAATGCCTCTCAAGTACCAAGTTTTCAGCAGGAGCAGTGTCACATTGGAAGCATGCAGGCAGGCCAGAGAGATCTACATTGGGAACGAGTGCTGCTGAAATCCCAAAATCATTGTGGTTCAGTTGGGCAATAGAATCATCTTGGCGTGGCCACAGAGATGGTGACATCTGCATCTCAGAAGACAGCAGTGAAGTAAAAGATGGAGGGACATTTGCTCTTACTTGATAGGAAACACTTGTCCTCGGAGAGAAATCCTGAAAATGTGAAagcaaaagatatatatatatatagatgtgtgtgtgtatgtatgtatatgagtGTCTTTCCTCCTATGTTGCTGTTTATCAACTAGAAGGAGCTGTATTGTAGAGTTTATCTATCCTACACCAAAGCAAAAATGCAAGCCTGCAATTCTCTTAAGAGCATtttaaaagaattactgatagcAATGTGGATTATAATTCCCAATCCATGGTTTGAACAATGAGAAACACAATTTCTCTTCCATTCAAAAGTCAAAACCACGG contains:
- the LOC112696837 gene encoding uncharacterized protein, which gives rise to MEEESTLHLELHKLSCVNSDETMDTILRSIWNTRKTGLRGADKSKLRSLLHLSSPSQLDPVLACLRSLVRKCAYQNFASNELVKLFPPDLPLDLQSILLLSLQKNQEQWREDIAREQDFSPRTSVSYQVRANVPPSFTSLLSSEMQMSPSLWPRQDDSIAQLNHNDFGISAALVPNVDLSGLPACFQCDTAPAENLGNLPCVKSMTWTMENRGSSPADRMAIINLKLHDYSKSPLGETEVKFQLTKDTLEAMLRSMTYISEQLSAVRTSSGPANKKHKQ